One genomic segment of Amycolatopsis granulosa includes these proteins:
- a CDS encoding cyclase family protein, translated as MTPPPLTQALDALRAATWVDLTHTFHDGIPHSPAFEPESRSVVSSIGQAADGSLTGFLSHEYRHVGQWGTHVDPPAHFVPGLRHQDEIPVEEMILPLVVLDITAQAERDPDYVVSDADLADWETRNGRVPAGSFVALRTGWSARWPSQQLMLNADADGVCHFPGWSRSVLTTLFEHRGVTACGHETTDTDPGIAVSRGDSALERYVLGTDHYQIELLANLDQLPETGALIIATWPKALHGSGFPARVFAIHQKD; from the coding sequence ATGACACCGCCGCCGCTGACACAGGCACTGGACGCCCTCCGGGCCGCGACGTGGGTCGACCTCACCCACACCTTCCACGACGGCATCCCGCACAGTCCCGCCTTCGAACCCGAGTCGCGCAGCGTGGTGTCCTCGATCGGGCAGGCGGCCGACGGATCCCTCACCGGGTTCCTCAGCCACGAGTACCGTCACGTCGGGCAGTGGGGCACCCACGTCGACCCGCCCGCGCACTTCGTGCCCGGCCTGCGTCACCAGGATGAGATCCCCGTCGAGGAGATGATCCTGCCCCTGGTGGTGCTCGACATCACCGCGCAGGCCGAGCGGGACCCGGATTACGTCGTCAGCGACGCGGACCTGGCGGACTGGGAGACCCGCAACGGCCGGGTTCCGGCGGGATCATTCGTCGCGTTGCGCACCGGGTGGTCCGCGCGGTGGCCCTCCCAGCAGCTGATGCTCAACGCCGACGCGGACGGGGTCTGCCACTTCCCCGGATGGAGCCGCAGCGTCCTGACCACCCTGTTCGAACACCGAGGGGTCACCGCCTGCGGGCACGAGACCACCGACACCGACCCCGGTATCGCCGTCAGCCGAGGTGACTCCGCGCTGGAACGGTACGTGCTGGGCACCGACCACTACCAGATCGAACTGCTCGCCAACCTCGACCAGCTCCCCGAGACCGGAGCCCTGATCATCGCCACCTGGCCGAAGGCCCTCCACGGCTCCGGGTTCCCCGCCCGCGTCTTCGCCATCCACCAGAAGGACTGA
- a CDS encoding LLM class flavin-dependent oxidoreductase, protein MELGIYSFGDRPPDPITGVQLPVSTALRNTLERIRLADQLGLGFYGVGEHHLDSYAISNPATVLAAAASVTEHITLSTAVSVLSTEDPVRLYQQFTTLDQLSGGRAELLIGRGSFIESFPLYGASLDDYDALFEEKLELLLTLDRNDPVTWSGKFRAPLRDARVLPRPHGEHLRISVGTGGNQDSSIRAGALGLPVVYAIIGGRPERFAPLVQLYRRASEVSGNDPATQHVTMGAIGLIARKSQDAKDVYYPYWLETMKYGARARGWPVPTRAEYDAYTDGATALFTGSPNEVADRLISVGKLVGADRYAMNMDWSGVPHDRVMTAIELLGTEVLPQVRAEFGD, encoded by the coding sequence GTGGAACTCGGCATCTACAGCTTCGGCGACCGCCCGCCCGACCCGATCACCGGCGTGCAGTTGCCGGTCTCGACCGCGCTGCGCAACACGCTGGAGCGGATCAGGCTGGCCGACCAGCTGGGGCTGGGGTTCTACGGCGTGGGCGAGCACCACCTGGACTCCTACGCCATCTCCAACCCCGCCACGGTGCTCGCGGCCGCGGCGAGCGTGACCGAGCACATCACGCTGTCCACCGCGGTGTCCGTGCTGAGCACCGAGGACCCGGTGCGGCTGTACCAGCAGTTCACCACCCTCGACCAGCTCAGCGGCGGCCGGGCCGAGCTGCTCATCGGCCGCGGTTCGTTCATCGAGTCGTTCCCGCTGTACGGCGCGAGCCTCGACGACTACGACGCGCTGTTCGAAGAGAAGCTCGAGCTGCTGCTGACACTGGACCGGAACGATCCGGTGACCTGGTCCGGCAAGTTCCGGGCGCCGCTGCGGGACGCCCGGGTGCTGCCCCGCCCCCACGGCGAGCACCTGCGCATCTCGGTGGGCACCGGCGGCAACCAGGACTCCTCGATCCGGGCCGGCGCGCTCGGGTTGCCGGTCGTGTACGCGATCATCGGCGGCCGCCCGGAGCGGTTCGCGCCGCTGGTGCAGCTGTACCGCCGCGCGAGCGAGGTGTCCGGCAACGACCCGGCGACGCAGCACGTGACGATGGGTGCGATCGGGCTGATCGCGCGGAAGTCGCAGGACGCGAAGGACGTGTACTACCCGTACTGGCTGGAGACGATGAAGTACGGCGCCCGCGCCCGCGGATGGCCGGTGCCGACCCGCGCCGAGTACGACGCCTACACCGACGGTGCGACGGCGTTGTTCACCGGCAGCCCGAACGAGGTCGCCGACCGCCTGATCAGCGTGGGCAAGCTGGTCGGCGCCGACCGGTACGCGATGAACATGGACTGGTCGGGGGTGCCGCACGACCGCGTCATGACCGCCATCGAACTGCTGGGCACCGAGGTGCTTCCCCAGGTCCGCGCCGAGTTCGGGGACTGA
- a CDS encoding putative quinol monooxygenase produces MNQTDVVVVIATLQAAEGKESQVEEALRTAVRAVHAEPGCERYALHRGSSSPSTFVMVEKWASGQALRVHGKGPALAELGKTLDGLLAKPMDLQFLTPLPDGDPQLGAL; encoded by the coding sequence ATGAACCAGACCGATGTCGTCGTCGTGATCGCCACCCTCCAGGCCGCTGAGGGCAAGGAATCCCAGGTCGAGGAGGCGCTGCGCACGGCGGTGCGGGCGGTGCACGCCGAGCCGGGGTGTGAACGCTATGCGCTGCACCGCGGCTCCAGCTCGCCGTCGACGTTCGTGATGGTGGAGAAGTGGGCCTCCGGCCAGGCGCTGCGCGTGCACGGCAAGGGCCCCGCGCTCGCCGAGCTGGGCAAGACACTGGACGGGCTGCTCGCCAAGCCGATGGACCTGCAGTTCCTGACGCCGCTGCCGGACGGGGACCCGCAGCTGGGCGCGTTGTGA
- a CDS encoding CoA transferase: MTRPLAGITVVSLEQAVAAPFATRQLADLGARVIKVERPGGGDFARRYDTTVHGQSSYFVWLNRSKESLTLDVKDPRGREILDRLLAGADVFVQNLAPGAAARLGLEPAALGERYPGLIPCTVSGYGTDGPWAGRKAYDLLVQCQTGLVSLTGTPEGAARAGISVADIAGGMYAYSGILTALFTRATTGEARPVEVSLFDALSEWMGQPAYYTRYGGTQPPRVGTQHATIAPYGAYTAADGKDVLFSIQNEPEWVALCTHFLQRPELADDPRFATGSARVAHRDELNAVVAARFRELDSEKVMALLDGIGVANAGVNSVHEFLDHPVLAERDRWREVPIPGGTMAALLPPVIMAGVEPRMDPVPQVGGQTDAILTELGHAPAEIARLRADGVV; the protein is encoded by the coding sequence GTGACCCGGCCGCTCGCCGGGATCACCGTCGTCAGCCTGGAACAGGCGGTCGCGGCGCCGTTCGCCACGCGTCAGCTGGCCGACCTCGGCGCCCGCGTGATCAAGGTCGAGCGGCCGGGCGGCGGCGACTTCGCGCGCCGCTACGACACCACCGTGCACGGGCAGTCCAGCTACTTCGTCTGGCTGAACCGCTCCAAGGAGTCGCTGACGCTCGACGTCAAGGACCCGCGCGGCCGCGAGATCCTCGACCGGTTGCTCGCCGGGGCCGACGTGTTCGTGCAGAACCTCGCGCCCGGGGCAGCCGCGCGGCTGGGGCTGGAGCCGGCGGCGCTGGGCGAACGGTACCCGGGGCTGATCCCGTGCACGGTCAGCGGATACGGCACGGACGGCCCGTGGGCCGGGCGCAAGGCGTACGACCTGCTGGTGCAGTGCCAGACCGGTCTGGTGTCGCTGACCGGCACCCCGGAGGGCGCGGCACGGGCCGGAATTTCGGTGGCCGACATCGCGGGCGGCATGTACGCCTACTCGGGCATCCTCACGGCCCTGTTCACGCGGGCCACCACGGGCGAGGCGCGGCCGGTGGAGGTGTCGCTGTTCGACGCGCTGTCGGAGTGGATGGGACAGCCTGCCTACTACACCCGCTACGGCGGCACCCAGCCGCCGCGGGTCGGCACCCAGCACGCCACGATCGCGCCGTACGGGGCCTACACCGCGGCCGACGGCAAGGACGTGCTGTTCTCGATCCAGAACGAGCCGGAGTGGGTGGCGCTGTGCACCCACTTCCTGCAGCGGCCCGAGCTCGCCGACGACCCGCGCTTCGCGACCGGGTCCGCGCGCGTGGCGCACCGGGACGAGCTGAACGCGGTCGTGGCGGCCCGGTTCCGGGAGCTGGACAGCGAGAAGGTCATGGCGCTGCTGGACGGGATCGGGGTCGCGAACGCCGGGGTGAATTCGGTGCACGAGTTCCTGGACCACCCGGTGCTCGCCGAGCGCGACCGGTGGCGGGAGGTGCCGATCCCCGGCGGGACGATGGCGGCGCTGCTGCCGCCGGTGATCATGGCCGGAGTGGAACCGCGGATGGACCCGGTGCCGCAGGTGGGCGGCCAGACGGACGCGATCCTCACCGAGCTGGGCCACGCGCCGGCGGAGATCGCGCGGCTGCGCGCGGACGGGGTGGTGTGA
- a CDS encoding SDR family oxidoreductase, translated as MSGRENAVVVGATGGIGAEVAAALAERYALWLVGRDETALKECAETLPDAHCWTVDLADSDIPDNPPELSSVDVLVHCAGVFQLGSVSETDPTAWRELFAVNLFGVAGLTQSLLPGLRAARGRVILVNSTAALGPPANRVAYAASKTALRVFAEALHREELPNGVRVTSIYPGRVATPMQQTVRRMEGGRYEPERYLNPGSVADAVRSVLAAPGDTHLTELVIEPEWRP; from the coding sequence ATGAGCGGCAGAGAAAACGCAGTGGTGGTCGGAGCGACCGGTGGAATCGGCGCCGAGGTTGCCGCTGCGCTGGCCGAACGGTACGCGTTGTGGCTGGTCGGGCGGGATGAGACCGCTCTGAAGGAATGCGCCGAAACTCTGCCCGATGCGCATTGCTGGACTGTTGATCTCGCGGATTCGGACATTCCAGATAATCCACCGGAATTGTCGTCGGTCGACGTATTGGTGCATTGCGCGGGGGTTTTCCAACTGGGCTCGGTATCGGAAACCGATCCCACGGCGTGGCGCGAACTGTTCGCGGTCAACCTGTTCGGCGTGGCGGGGCTGACCCAGTCGCTGCTGCCCGGGCTGCGCGCCGCCCGGGGCCGCGTGATCCTGGTGAACTCCACCGCCGCGCTCGGCCCGCCGGCCAACCGGGTCGCCTACGCCGCGAGCAAGACGGCGCTGCGGGTGTTCGCGGAGGCGCTGCACCGCGAGGAGCTGCCCAACGGTGTCCGCGTCACCAGCATCTACCCCGGCCGGGTCGCCACGCCGATGCAGCAGACGGTGCGCCGCATGGAGGGCGGCCGCTACGAACCCGAGCGGTACCTGAATCCCGGGTCGGTCGCGGACGCGGTGCGGTCCGTGCTGGCCGCGCCCGGCGACACGCACCTCACCGAGCTGGTGATCGAACCGGAGTGGCGCCCGTGA
- a CDS encoding HNH endonuclease encodes MDLEAEVDVRHRIMARLQEAVDASPSGTLSRRELSAFEVDGRTWRLLDQGRGIRNPKDLQATLTIMTSLHGPYGDEPMESGLFRYHYQSSSDAGDNTKLRRACELQLPLILFWMLEPGLYVPVFPVYVVADDRPNRVFLIALDEGLRFLPDPMDPGEAAKRYAHRIARRRLHQPVFRASVLRAYEVRCAVCRLQHGNLLDAAHIIPDGADHGAPIVSNGLSLCKIHHAAYDNQQLGISPDYRVHIAPDLLVEVDGPMLRHGLQEMHGQLIGLPSRPKERPDRDRLDERYQQFLRAS; translated from the coding sequence GTGGACCTTGAAGCAGAAGTCGACGTCCGGCATCGGATCATGGCGCGGCTTCAGGAGGCTGTCGATGCGTCGCCGTCGGGGACGTTGAGTCGTCGAGAATTGAGCGCGTTCGAGGTCGACGGACGCACTTGGCGACTGCTCGACCAAGGACGCGGCATTCGCAATCCCAAGGACCTGCAGGCCACGCTCACGATCATGACGTCGTTGCACGGTCCCTACGGCGATGAGCCGATGGAAAGCGGCTTGTTCCGCTATCACTACCAGTCGTCATCCGACGCCGGCGACAACACCAAGCTCAGAAGGGCGTGTGAGCTGCAGCTCCCCTTGATCCTCTTCTGGATGTTGGAGCCGGGGCTGTACGTGCCCGTGTTCCCGGTGTACGTGGTCGCGGACGACCGGCCGAACCGGGTGTTCCTCATCGCCTTGGACGAAGGACTGCGATTCCTCCCCGATCCAATGGACCCCGGTGAAGCCGCGAAGCGGTACGCTCATCGAATAGCGCGGCGACGGCTGCACCAACCCGTGTTCCGCGCGAGCGTGCTCCGGGCATACGAAGTGCGCTGCGCGGTGTGTCGGCTCCAGCACGGAAACCTGCTCGACGCCGCTCACATCATCCCCGACGGTGCTGATCACGGCGCTCCGATCGTGTCGAACGGGCTCAGCCTGTGCAAGATCCACCACGCCGCCTACGACAACCAGCAGCTCGGCATTTCACCGGACTATCGCGTCCACATCGCGCCCGACCTCCTCGTCGAGGTGGATGGGCCGATGCTGCGACACGGACTGCAGGAAATGCACGGCCAACTCATCGGGTTGCCGTCGCGCCCCAAGGAGCGCCCTGACCGCGACCGGCTGGACGAGCGTTACCAACAGTTCCTCCGCGCGTCCTGA
- a CDS encoding DHA2 family efflux MFS transporter permease subunit: MTVTEPALRYGQAGGRWVLFATVLGSGLTFLDATVVNIALPRIGTSLGAGTAGLQWTINGYTLSLAALILLGGSLGDRFGRRRIFTIGVAWFSIASLLCGLAPDIWTLIAARVLQGVGGALLAPGSLAILEASFHPDDRAKAIGAWSGLGGIAGALGPFLGGWLVEVASWRLVFLINVPLAAIVVLVALKHVPETRDPGAARQLDFTGAAMGALGLAGLSYGFTAWPSLGPGAPSVLIALAVGVAGIVAFVLVERRSPHPMLPLGVFASRQFTAANLVTFAVYAALGGVFFLVVLNLQVVGGFSPVAAGSAMLPVTALMLLLSARAGALGQRTGPRLPMTAGPLVCAVALVLLSRISASPSYLTEVLPAVVVLGLGLSLTVAPLTATALGALDDRYAGVASGANNAIARTAGLLAVAVLPLVAGIGGGSLTDPVALAPAYRTAMLVCAGMLAAGGVIAFAFVPGRPKPAAPSPVHVHCAVGAPPLHPAECREPTGR, translated from the coding sequence GTGACAGTCACCGAACCCGCGCTCCGTTACGGCCAGGCCGGCGGGCGGTGGGTGCTGTTCGCGACCGTGCTCGGGTCCGGTCTGACGTTCCTCGACGCGACGGTCGTCAACATCGCCCTGCCGCGGATCGGTACCTCGCTCGGGGCCGGCACCGCCGGTCTGCAGTGGACGATCAACGGCTACACCCTGAGTCTCGCCGCGCTCATCCTGCTCGGCGGCTCGCTGGGCGACCGCTTCGGCCGGCGTCGCATCTTCACCATCGGCGTCGCCTGGTTCTCGATCGCGTCCCTGCTCTGCGGGCTCGCGCCCGACATCTGGACGTTGATCGCCGCCCGCGTGCTGCAGGGGGTGGGTGGCGCACTGCTCGCGCCCGGCTCGCTGGCGATCCTGGAGGCCTCCTTCCACCCCGACGACCGGGCGAAGGCGATCGGCGCGTGGTCCGGGCTGGGCGGCATCGCCGGCGCGCTCGGTCCGTTCCTCGGCGGATGGCTGGTCGAGGTGGCCAGCTGGCGGCTGGTGTTCCTGATCAACGTCCCGCTCGCGGCGATCGTGGTCCTGGTCGCGCTGAAACACGTGCCGGAGACCCGCGACCCCGGCGCGGCGCGGCAACTGGACTTCACCGGCGCGGCCATGGGCGCCCTCGGGCTGGCCGGGCTGAGCTACGGGTTCACCGCATGGCCGTCGCTCGGACCGGGTGCGCCGTCGGTGCTGATCGCGCTGGCCGTCGGCGTCGCCGGGATCGTCGCGTTCGTGCTGGTCGAGCGGCGCTCGCCGCACCCGATGCTCCCGCTCGGCGTGTTCGCGTCCCGCCAGTTCACCGCCGCGAACCTGGTGACCTTCGCGGTGTACGCGGCGCTGGGCGGGGTGTTCTTCCTCGTGGTGCTCAACCTGCAGGTCGTCGGCGGGTTCTCGCCGGTGGCCGCCGGGTCGGCGATGCTGCCGGTGACCGCGCTGATGCTGTTGCTGTCGGCCCGGGCCGGCGCGCTGGGGCAGCGGACCGGGCCGCGGCTGCCGATGACCGCCGGACCGCTCGTCTGCGCGGTGGCGCTCGTGCTGCTGTCCCGGATCTCGGCGAGCCCGTCCTACCTCACCGAGGTGCTGCCCGCGGTGGTGGTGCTCGGGCTCGGGCTGTCCCTCACCGTCGCGCCGCTCACCGCGACCGCGCTGGGAGCCCTGGACGACCGGTACGCCGGGGTGGCCAGCGGCGCGAACAACGCCATCGCACGAACGGCCGGGCTGCTGGCCGTCGCGGTGCTGCCGCTGGTCGCGGGGATCGGCGGTGGCAGCCTGACCGATCCGGTGGCCCTCGCGCCCGCCTACCGCACCGCGATGCTGGTGTGCGCGGGAATGCTCGCCGCCGGTGGCGTGATCGCGTTCGCGTTCGTCCCGGGGCGTCCGAAGCCGGCGGCGCCGAGCCCGGTGCACGTCCACTGCGCGGTGGGTGCCCCGCCGCTGCACCCGGCGGAATGCCGCGAGCCCACCGGTCGTTGA
- a CDS encoding cupin domain-containing protein produces the protein MLNKVVLADAFASFTDTWSPKVAADLHDMQVKLAKFEGEFVWHSHDQEDELFLVVDGKLRIDLRDGAVELSPGELVVIPHGVEHRPVALPTAQVVLMEPATTLNTGDAVDDARTVRDLDRLG, from the coding sequence ATGCTGAACAAGGTCGTGCTCGCGGACGCGTTCGCGAGTTTCACCGACACCTGGAGTCCGAAGGTCGCCGCCGATCTGCACGACATGCAGGTGAAGCTGGCGAAGTTCGAGGGTGAGTTCGTGTGGCACAGCCACGATCAGGAGGACGAGCTGTTCCTCGTGGTCGACGGCAAGCTGCGTATCGACCTTCGTGACGGCGCGGTCGAGCTCTCGCCCGGTGAGCTCGTCGTGATCCCGCACGGCGTGGAACACCGGCCGGTGGCGCTGCCGACCGCGCAGGTCGTGCTGATGGAGCCGGCGACGACCCTGAACACGGGCGACGCGGTGGACGACGCGCGCACGGTGCGCGACCTCGACCGCCTGGGCTGA
- the pdxA gene encoding 4-hydroxythreonine-4-phosphate dehydrogenase PdxA, whose protein sequence is MKPIAITMGDPAGIGAEIVLKLAAEVRDRVPLVVLGDAGVLTRTRDQLKLDITLQEVSSPADAADAPGVLPVITTSAVGADLPVGVAGAEAGQAAYDAVAAAIGYAMDGQIDAIVTAPLNKESLRLAGLPYPGHTEILAELSGTDDYTMMMASEDLRVVLVTIHEPLKDAIARIDEDSILRVIRLADAALRPSLGARPRIGVAGLNPHAGENGVLGTEEIDTIRPAVDRARAEGFDVSGPFPPDTVFLRARTGGFDVVVAQYHDQGLIPFKYLGLEKGVNVTIGLPFVRTSVDHGTAFDIVGKGIADHRSLRVALDQALLMVGQPALAKS, encoded by the coding sequence ATGAAACCCATAGCGATCACCATGGGCGACCCCGCGGGGATCGGCGCCGAGATCGTGCTGAAGCTCGCCGCGGAGGTGCGCGACCGGGTCCCGCTCGTCGTGCTCGGTGACGCGGGTGTCCTCACCCGCACCCGTGACCAGCTGAAGCTCGACATCACCCTGCAGGAGGTCAGCTCTCCGGCGGACGCCGCGGACGCACCGGGAGTGCTCCCGGTGATCACCACCAGCGCCGTCGGTGCCGACCTGCCGGTGGGTGTGGCCGGTGCGGAGGCGGGACAGGCCGCCTACGACGCGGTGGCGGCGGCGATCGGGTACGCGATGGACGGGCAGATCGACGCGATCGTCACGGCCCCGTTGAACAAGGAATCGCTGCGGCTGGCGGGTCTGCCGTACCCGGGGCACACCGAGATCCTCGCCGAGCTCAGCGGCACGGACGACTACACGATGATGATGGCCAGCGAGGACCTGCGTGTCGTGCTGGTGACGATCCACGAGCCGCTGAAGGACGCCATCGCCCGGATCGACGAGGACTCGATCCTCCGGGTGATCCGCCTGGCCGATGCCGCGTTGCGCCCCTCGCTCGGTGCGCGGCCGCGGATCGGGGTGGCCGGGTTGAACCCGCACGCCGGGGAGAACGGGGTGCTCGGTACCGAGGAGATCGACACGATCCGCCCGGCCGTTGACCGCGCACGGGCCGAAGGGTTCGACGTCTCCGGCCCGTTCCCGCCCGACACGGTGTTCCTCCGGGCCCGCACCGGCGGTTTCGACGTGGTCGTCGCGCAGTACCACGACCAGGGCCTCATCCCGTTCAAGTACCTCGGGCTGGAGAAGGGCGTCAACGTGACCATCGGGCTGCCGTTCGTGCGCACCAGCGTCGACCACGGCACCGCGTTCGACATCGTCGGCAAGGGCATCGCGGACCACCGCAGCCTGCGGGTCGCGCTGGACCAGGCGCTGCTGATGGTCGGGCAGCCGGCGCTGGCGAAGTCATGA
- a CDS encoding ImmA/IrrE family metallo-endopeptidase has protein sequence MTLRRGFKKQARELALEVRAELGLPVFAPLDPWALAELYGIEVFDLSNPILPPESVRYLTEERPHVFSAALVPLQPSGAVIIENHVHPPRRRRSTIAHEMAHVLLEHPFGPTLTDENGCRSAVAEIEEEAAELSGELLIPTDAARVAAFKGWSDHSVANHFRVSVAMATWRMNMSAGRRIAARTRGKEETAHYATPA, from the coding sequence ATGACCCTCCGCCGGGGTTTCAAGAAGCAGGCCAGGGAACTCGCCCTGGAGGTCCGCGCCGAGCTGGGCCTGCCGGTCTTCGCGCCGCTGGATCCGTGGGCGCTGGCCGAGCTCTACGGCATCGAGGTGTTCGACCTGTCCAACCCGATCCTGCCGCCGGAGTCCGTGCGCTACCTGACCGAGGAGCGCCCGCACGTGTTCTCCGCAGCGCTGGTGCCGCTCCAGCCCAGCGGCGCGGTGATCATCGAGAACCACGTGCACCCGCCGCGCCGCAGGCGGTCCACGATCGCGCACGAGATGGCGCACGTGCTCCTGGAACACCCGTTCGGTCCCACGCTGACCGACGAGAACGGCTGCCGCTCGGCGGTGGCCGAGATCGAGGAAGAGGCCGCCGAGCTCTCCGGCGAACTCCTGATCCCCACCGACGCCGCGCGCGTGGCCGCGTTCAAGGGCTGGTCGGATCACTCGGTGGCCAACCACTTCCGGGTCAGCGTCGCGATGGCCACGTGGCGCATGAACATGAGCGCCGGCCGACGGATCGCCGCACGCACACGCGGCAAGGAGGAGACGGCCCACTACGCGACACCCGCCTGA
- a CDS encoding four-carbon acid sugar kinase family protein → MNHDVAVIADDLTSAADGAAPFLAAGLRASVLLDPTRAQMDGGPEVVAIDTDTRRRPAAVAARVTTAAVRAVRDRRVLYKTIDSTLRGNIRDEVRTALAASGRRAAIIAPAFPAAGRTTVGGVQLLDGVPVHETGFAADPTHPVRSSSLATLLPEAAPWTPGEPTTHRIVFADAACDADLDRIVHGTALEDVLWVGSPGIAAALARAVATAPAPPVTPVRPRVQRVLVVVGSRNRASLAQLDQLLPRTGIADAGGPVDDVLATLGTTFAGTGVAGLTDRTAESTVDEAAARLSRAVVAARRSDLFDAVIVTGGATARAMLDALRIGALDLLAEPEPGVVAAATTGPDRFPILVKAGGFGDPGTFVRLHRLLTSHIGQEQP, encoded by the coding sequence GTGAACCACGACGTCGCGGTCATCGCGGACGATCTCACGTCCGCGGCTGATGGCGCCGCGCCGTTCCTCGCCGCAGGCTTACGCGCGAGCGTGCTGCTCGACCCGACCCGGGCGCAGATGGACGGTGGGCCGGAAGTGGTCGCGATCGACACGGACACCCGCCGCCGCCCAGCCGCCGTCGCCGCGCGGGTCACCACCGCCGCCGTGCGTGCGGTGCGCGACCGCCGGGTGCTGTACAAGACGATCGATTCGACCCTGCGCGGCAACATCCGGGACGAGGTGCGGACCGCACTCGCGGCCAGCGGCAGACGGGCCGCGATCATCGCCCCCGCGTTCCCGGCGGCTGGTCGCACCACCGTCGGCGGCGTGCAACTGCTGGATGGCGTCCCGGTGCACGAAACCGGGTTCGCCGCCGACCCGACACATCCCGTGCGCTCGAGCTCGCTGGCGACCCTGCTGCCCGAGGCCGCCCCCTGGACGCCGGGGGAACCGACCACGCACCGGATCGTGTTCGCCGATGCCGCCTGCGATGCCGACCTGGACCGGATCGTCCACGGGACAGCCCTCGAGGACGTGCTGTGGGTGGGTTCGCCGGGCATCGCCGCGGCACTCGCCCGCGCCGTAGCCACAGCGCCGGCTCCTCCGGTCACGCCGGTCCGGCCGCGCGTACAACGCGTGCTGGTGGTCGTGGGCAGCCGGAACCGGGCCAGTCTCGCCCAGCTCGACCAGCTCCTGCCGCGCACCGGCATCGCGGATGCGGGCGGACCGGTCGACGACGTCCTCGCCACCCTGGGCACCACGTTCGCCGGAACCGGCGTAGCCGGCCTGACGGACCGGACCGCTGAGTCCACTGTGGACGAAGCTGCCGCGCGGTTGTCGCGAGCGGTCGTCGCGGCACGACGGTCGGATCTGTTCGACGCGGTCATCGTCACCGGCGGCGCGACCGCCCGCGCAATGCTCGACGCCCTCCGGATCGGCGCACTGGACCTGCTCGCCGAACCGGAGCCCGGGGTCGTCGCGGCCGCCACGACCGGACCGGACCGGTTTCCCATCCTCGTGAAAGCGGGCGGGTTCGGCGACCCGGGCACCTTCGTCCGCCTCCACCGCCTGCTCACCTCACACATCGGTCAGGAGCAACCATGA
- a CDS encoding 50S ribosomal protein L36 has product MKSRSSLRSVKRRPGSVVVRRRGRVFVVNKRLPHWKARQG; this is encoded by the coding sequence GTGAAGAGCAGGAGTTCGCTCAGGTCCGTCAAACGCCGCCCGGGTTCGGTGGTGGTGCGGCGCAGGGGGCGGGTGTTCGTCGTCAACAAGCGCCTGCCGCACTGGAAGGCCCGGCAGGGCTGA
- a CDS encoding lysyl oxidase family protein, whose amino-acid sequence MFRRLAPVVVAAVLFAQLPGTAGAAAEARPDLGMAPLTDLKVATTASGQRQLRFSATIVNVGHGPFEIVASRAAADAPFRVVQQVPRADGTRTDVPVRAGLVYGGDGHDHWHVRDLESYQIIGLDHGGTAGVAAKGGFCFYDTLVYRRSMPGTPKSKVYPETGCGKRDSLTVTMGLSVGWADRYAWTLPDQFIDITNLPDGRYRLLATADAQGLFLESNRANNATWVDLDVTGAKVRVIGRGPSA is encoded by the coding sequence GTGTTCCGTCGACTCGCGCCGGTGGTCGTGGCCGCCGTCCTGTTCGCCCAGCTGCCCGGGACGGCCGGTGCCGCCGCGGAGGCGCGGCCCGACCTCGGCATGGCACCGCTGACCGATCTCAAGGTCGCCACGACCGCGTCCGGCCAGCGGCAGCTCCGGTTCTCGGCCACGATCGTCAACGTCGGGCACGGCCCGTTCGAGATCGTGGCCAGCCGGGCGGCGGCGGACGCGCCCTTCCGCGTTGTCCAGCAGGTACCGCGCGCGGACGGGACGCGGACCGACGTCCCGGTGCGCGCCGGACTGGTGTACGGCGGGGACGGTCACGACCACTGGCACGTGCGGGACCTGGAGAGCTACCAGATCATCGGCCTCGACCACGGCGGCACGGCCGGGGTCGCGGCCAAGGGCGGCTTCTGCTTCTACGACACCCTCGTCTACCGCCGCTCGATGCCGGGGACGCCGAAGTCCAAAGTGTACCCGGAGACCGGGTGCGGCAAGCGGGACTCGCTCACCGTGACGATGGGTTTGTCCGTCGGCTGGGCCGACCGGTACGCGTGGACGCTGCCGGACCAGTTCATCGACATCACCAACCTGCCCGACGGCCGGTACCGGCTCCTGGCCACCGCCGACGCGCAGGGTCTGTTCCTGGAGAGCAATCGGGCCAACAACGCCACCTGGGTGGACCTCGACGTGACCGGGGCGAAGGTACGAGTGATCGGTCGCGGCCCCTCGGCGTGA